A genomic segment from Janibacter sp. DB-40 encodes:
- the rplU gene encoding 50S ribosomal protein L21 — MYAIVRAGGRQEKVSVGDTITINSIKGNAGDSVDLKPILVVDGSTVTSDADALAKVSVTAEVVGAAKGPKIVITRYKNKTGYRRRQGHRQPLTQLKITDIKA; from the coding sequence ATGTACGCGATCGTTCGCGCAGGTGGCCGCCAGGAGAAGGTCTCCGTCGGCGACACCATCACCATCAACTCGATCAAGGGCAACGCCGGTGACAGCGTCGACCTGAAGCCGATCCTCGTCGTCGACGGCTCCACCGTCACCTCCGACGCCGACGCGCTGGCCAAGGTCAGCGTGACCGCCGAGGTCGTCGGGGCCGCCAAGGGTCCGAAGATCGTCATCACCCGGTACAAGAACAAGACCGGTTACCGCCGTCGCCAGGGTCACCGTCAGCCGCTGACCCAGCTGAAGATCACCGACATCAAGGCCTGA